A genomic region of Photobacterium swingsii contains the following coding sequences:
- the metE gene encoding 5-methyltetrahydropteroyltriglutamate--homocysteine S-methyltransferase, producing MTTNSTVTPAAKDAAKTVTHILGYPRIGSQRELKFALEKYWRGEIDQNELKEVGSLLRHRHWSDQVGAGLDYVTVGDFAWYDHVLGTSMLLGHIPQRHNNGFPDLDTLFRVGRGKAPTGCACAASDMTKWFNTNYHYIVPEFTKEDEFNVSWQQLFEEVAEAKKAGHDVKPVLLGPVSYLWLGKEKEEGFDRLSLLPRLLTAYQQILNKLSGLGVEWVQIDEPVLALELPKAWSDSFKLAYQVLKGDTKLLLTTYFDNITHHLDKIVELNIDGLHLDLSASPEQLNDVVAKLPSSWVLSAGVVNGRNVWRADLSAQLERLAPVKAALGERLWVASSCSLLHSPIDLDLETEIEPEVRQWLSFAKQKCREVTLLAHALDGDAIAKAECDKYSAPIKARVTSERVNNADVRQRTNAITAALAERKAPYSERARQQRKALGLPLLPTTTIGSFPQTNEIRTQRRDFKAGRLTEADYNTALKGHIADAIARQEALDLDVFVHGEAERNDMVEYFAELLEGFAVTRFGWVQSYGSRCVKPAVIVSDIYRAQPMTVDWATYAQSLTEKPVKGMLTGPVTILGWTFPREDLTREQIANQIALALRDEVSDLQQAGINIIQIDEPAIREGLPLKASQWQTYLDWAVNAFKISAASAEPETQIHTHMCYSEFNHIIQSVAALDADVITIETSRSDMELLKAFEEFAYPNEIGPGVYDIHSPNIPSVEQIIHLVEKAEGLIPAERLWINPDCGLKTRNWEETEAALKNLVTAAKTLRKQWQAKAV from the coding sequence ATGACAACGAACTCAACAGTAACGCCAGCAGCAAAAGATGCAGCAAAAACAGTAACGCACATTCTTGGTTACCCTCGTATTGGCTCTCAGCGTGAATTGAAATTTGCACTTGAAAAGTATTGGCGTGGTGAGATTGATCAGAATGAATTAAAAGAAGTTGGTAGCTTACTGCGTCATCGCCACTGGAGTGACCAAGTGGGTGCTGGCTTGGATTATGTAACCGTGGGTGACTTTGCTTGGTATGATCATGTGCTAGGTACTAGCATGCTTTTAGGTCATATTCCACAGCGCCATAATAATGGCTTCCCCGATTTAGATACCCTGTTCCGTGTGGGACGTGGTAAAGCACCAACGGGCTGTGCGTGTGCCGCATCAGATATGACAAAGTGGTTTAATACGAATTACCACTATATTGTGCCTGAGTTTACCAAGGAGGATGAATTCAATGTCAGCTGGCAACAGCTCTTTGAAGAAGTGGCTGAAGCGAAAAAAGCGGGTCACGATGTAAAGCCTGTTCTGCTAGGCCCTGTCTCTTACTTATGGCTAGGTAAAGAAAAAGAAGAAGGTTTTGATCGTTTATCTTTATTGCCGCGTTTGCTCACAGCGTACCAACAAATCCTCAATAAGCTATCAGGGCTTGGCGTCGAGTGGGTACAAATTGATGAACCTGTGTTGGCACTTGAATTACCTAAAGCATGGTCCGATTCATTTAAATTGGCTTACCAAGTTTTAAAAGGTGATACCAAATTACTGCTAACAACCTACTTCGACAATATTACGCACCATCTGGATAAAATTGTTGAACTGAATATTGATGGTCTGCATCTAGATTTATCAGCATCGCCTGAACAGTTGAACGATGTGGTGGCAAAGCTTCCATCCTCTTGGGTGCTATCAGCTGGTGTCGTCAATGGTCGTAATGTATGGCGTGCCGATTTATCAGCGCAACTTGAGCGCTTAGCACCTGTTAAAGCAGCATTAGGTGAGCGCCTATGGGTGGCCAGCTCCTGTTCTTTACTGCATAGCCCAATTGATTTGGATTTAGAAACCGAGATTGAACCTGAGGTCCGTCAGTGGCTGTCATTCGCTAAACAAAAATGCCGTGAAGTCACCTTGCTTGCACATGCACTTGATGGTGATGCCATTGCAAAAGCTGAATGTGATAAATATAGCGCACCGATTAAAGCCCGTGTAACCAGCGAGCGCGTAAACAATGCAGATGTTCGTCAACGCACAAATGCAATTACCGCAGCGTTGGCTGAGCGCAAAGCGCCGTATAGTGAACGTGCTCGCCAGCAGCGTAAAGCTTTGGGATTACCGCTATTGCCGACGACGACGATTGGTTCGTTCCCACAAACTAATGAAATTCGTACACAGCGTCGAGATTTCAAAGCAGGGCGACTGACAGAGGCGGATTATAATACTGCATTGAAAGGACATATTGCTGATGCGATAGCGCGTCAAGAAGCGTTGGATCTCGATGTCTTCGTCCATGGTGAAGCTGAACGTAACGACATGGTGGAATACTTTGCAGAATTGCTCGAAGGGTTTGCTGTAACCCGCTTTGGTTGGGTACAAAGCTACGGTTCTCGCTGTGTTAAACCTGCAGTAATAGTGTCAGATATTTATCGAGCACAACCAATGACAGTTGACTGGGCAACGTATGCACAATCGTTAACCGAGAAGCCAGTAAAAGGCATGCTGACAGGCCCTGTCACTATTTTAGGTTGGACTTTCCCACGTGAAGATCTCACCCGTGAACAAATTGCCAATCAGATTGCCTTAGCGTTGCGTGATGAGGTGTCCGATCTTCAACAAGCTGGAATTAATATTATTCAAATAGATGAGCCAGCGATACGTGAAGGTCTACCACTGAAAGCGAGCCAGTGGCAAACATATCTAGACTGGGCAGTGAATGCTTTCAAGATTTCAGCGGCTAGTGCTGAACCTGAGACGCAAATTCATACGCACATGTGTTATAGCGAATTTAACCACATTATTCAGTCTGTTGCTGCGCTAGATGCGGATGTGATTACGATTGAAACATCGCGTTCAGACATGGAATTGTTAAAAGCATTTGAAGAGTTTGCTTATCCAAATGAAATTGGTCCTGGTGTTTACGATATTCACTCACCAAATATCCCATCAGTTGAGCAAATTATTCACTTAGTTGAAAAGGCTGAAGGACTGATCCCTGCAGAACGCTTATGGATTAACCCAGACTGTGGCTTGAAAACTCGTAACTGGGAAGAGACAGAAGCTGCACTGAAAAATCTAGTAACAGCTGCTAAAACCTTACGGAAACAATGGCAAGCAAAAGCGGTTTAA
- the metR gene encoding HTH-type transcriptional regulator MetR, translating into MIEIKHLRTLSVLRDTGSLTATANTLCLTQSALSHQLKDLEQRLGGQLFLRKTRPVRFTPEGDILLKLADEIFPRITKAEHALANLKEDAHGRLHMAIDCHSCFQWLMPALKEYQIHWPSVSLDFSSGFGFEPIPALTSGELDLVITSDIQPRNEVHYEPLFDFEMRLVVSPQSPLADKDFIEPEDILDQTMLSYPVQKNRLDVVRHFLQPANIEPKRWKQADNTLMLVQMVSADLGVAALPNWAIHDFSRQGLIVSKPLGKGLWRRLYAAIRASENQRHYLQAFFATARQQCQTHLEGIKAA; encoded by the coding sequence ATGATCGAGATAAAGCATCTCCGCACCCTATCGGTGTTACGCGATACAGGCTCGTTAACTGCGACCGCGAATACGCTTTGCTTAACGCAATCGGCTCTGTCACATCAGCTGAAAGATTTAGAACAACGCTTAGGCGGACAACTTTTTTTGCGTAAAACTCGTCCTGTTCGCTTCACCCCTGAAGGCGATATTCTGTTAAAGCTGGCTGATGAAATATTTCCTCGTATTACCAAGGCTGAACACGCTCTCGCCAATTTAAAAGAAGATGCCCATGGCCGATTACACATGGCAATTGACTGCCATTCTTGTTTTCAATGGCTCATGCCCGCGTTGAAGGAATACCAGATCCATTGGCCTTCAGTATCACTGGACTTTTCCTCCGGATTTGGCTTCGAGCCCATACCTGCGTTAACCAGTGGCGAATTAGACTTGGTGATTACGTCAGATATCCAGCCTCGTAACGAAGTGCACTACGAGCCCCTGTTCGATTTTGAAATGCGCTTGGTCGTTTCGCCACAATCGCCATTAGCCGATAAAGATTTTATCGAACCAGAAGACATTCTTGACCAAACCATGCTGAGCTACCCTGTTCAAAAAAATCGACTGGATGTGGTGAGACACTTTCTACAACCAGCCAATATAGAACCGAAGAGATGGAAACAAGCAGATAATACCCTGATGTTGGTACAGATGGTGTCGGCAGATCTCGGGGTCGCTGCGTTGCCTAACTGGGCGATTCATGATTTTTCACGGCAGGGATTGATCGTCAGTAAACCGTTAGGCAAGGGATTATGGCGACGCTTGTATGCGGCTATTCGCGCATCAGAAAACCAACGCCATTACTTGCAGGCTTTTTTTGCGACAGCCAGACAGCAGTGCCAGACGCATTTAGAAGGAATAAAAGCTGCGTAA
- a CDS encoding DUF4250 domain-containing protein: MEINNLLKLDGHIVLGIVNEKLRLECNSVDELLSRYELDNDELMEKMAELGFQYDPINNQFK; the protein is encoded by the coding sequence ATGGAAATTAATAATCTGCTCAAGCTGGATGGGCACATAGTGCTTGGCATTGTGAACGAAAAACTGCGCTTAGAATGCAACTCAGTTGATGAGTTACTAAGCCGTTATGAACTCGATAACGATGAACTGATGGAAAAAATGGCGGAGTTGGGTTTTCAATACGATCCGATTAATAATCAGTTTAAATAG
- a CDS encoding PEP-CTERM sorting domain-containing protein — MNLFTKFLLISCTLLSSTAHSVTITTFTDSALWEAAVSSYSQEDFEMSPSVTASQAGDTFTLDDFEIVIDKNHGSIEIDSSGTGPIIGGTKSFFGDVHSVGGTEPQFQTLNFFNDISAFAADFAEGDADGITLHVLGQSLPITFSGITFFGFISDTAFSSVNITGGSTGSGFYVMDNVKFVPEPSALLLFSLGLIGFGFIRKSAK, encoded by the coding sequence ATGAATTTATTCACTAAATTTTTATTAATAAGCTGTACTCTATTATCTAGCACAGCTCACTCTGTCACAATTACTACCTTTACTGACAGCGCCTTATGGGAAGCAGCTGTCAGTTCTTATTCCCAAGAAGATTTTGAAATGTCACCCTCTGTCACAGCATCACAAGCTGGTGATACGTTTACTTTAGATGATTTTGAAATTGTCATTGACAAAAATCACGGCTCTATAGAAATTGATTCTTCAGGTACGGGTCCAATTATTGGTGGTACCAAGAGCTTTTTTGGTGATGTTCACTCTGTAGGTGGAACCGAACCACAATTCCAAACCCTTAACTTTTTCAATGATATATCTGCATTCGCGGCAGATTTTGCAGAAGGTGACGCTGATGGGATTACATTACACGTATTAGGTCAATCACTTCCAATCACATTCTCAGGAATTACTTTCTTTGGCTTTATTTCTGATACTGCATTTTCAAGTGTCAATATTACAGGCGGCTCAACCGGCAGTGGCTTTTATGTAATGGATAATGTGAAGTTTGTACCAGAGCCAAGCGCACTCCTGCTCTTTTCTTTAGGGCTCATCGGATTTGGTTTTATAAGAAAGTCGGCTAAATAA
- a CDS encoding GGDEF domain-containing protein has protein sequence MVMHENINQVFRTVKHYLPDLWSTAAHSTSFRNTRSGYLRSRITLLGVVWGILIVLWIPFDLFFLPENQGTPIAIARLMLGGGLFLIAWHSQHHVRLYQAQWSMVLLVLMINFFYIYSISVLDFPQVYSGVEYGYTLLPILHVAVLTILPITLKESLGLLAITAVCQIGVDIKAQRLFTSEIMADYWLQNVLALMVIWSQQSKLYMLMRLYRQATLDPLTGIYNRRMLLQLAQKSLEACEQSKQPFTVLLFDIDKFKRVNDTWGHGAGDDVLKAFTYFIQEKIRKTDLFGRYGGEEFILFLPNCDHQTGQEIADRMLDSLRALELDIDIMDTKLRITSSVGISSLSQGDSLSSLIERADRALYECKDAGRDCARFHPLGYVYSQNERRKAVA, from the coding sequence ATGGTTATGCATGAAAATATCAATCAGGTATTTCGAACAGTAAAACACTACTTACCTGATTTGTGGAGTACCGCTGCACATAGCACCAGCTTTAGAAATACCCGTAGTGGATACTTACGCAGCCGCATCACGCTATTAGGGGTTGTGTGGGGCATACTGATTGTTTTATGGATCCCGTTTGACTTATTTTTCTTGCCCGAAAACCAAGGTACACCCATAGCGATTGCGAGGCTGATGCTTGGTGGTGGCTTGTTCTTAATTGCATGGCACTCACAACATCACGTTAGGCTGTATCAAGCACAGTGGAGCATGGTGTTATTGGTGCTGATGATCAATTTCTTCTATATCTACAGCATCTCTGTACTCGATTTCCCGCAAGTTTATAGTGGTGTCGAATACGGTTATACCTTACTGCCTATCCTTCATGTTGCTGTACTAACCATTCTACCTATCACGCTCAAAGAAAGTTTGGGATTACTTGCTATTACTGCGGTGTGCCAAATTGGGGTGGATATAAAAGCCCAGCGCTTATTTACGTCCGAGATAATGGCGGATTACTGGCTACAAAACGTATTAGCCCTGATGGTTATTTGGTCGCAACAATCCAAACTGTATATGTTGATGCGCCTCTATCGCCAAGCCACACTCGATCCATTAACGGGGATCTACAACCGCCGTATGTTGCTGCAACTGGCCCAAAAATCATTAGAGGCATGCGAGCAAAGCAAACAGCCCTTTACCGTGCTTTTATTTGATATCGATAAATTTAAACGGGTGAATGACACTTGGGGCCATGGTGCTGGGGATGACGTTTTAAAAGCGTTTACCTACTTCATACAAGAAAAAATACGTAAAACAGACTTATTTGGTCGCTATGGTGGGGAAGAGTTCATCCTGTTTTTACCTAACTGCGATCACCAAACTGGGCAAGAAATTGCGGATCGCATGTTGGACTCTCTCCGCGCATTAGAGTTAGATATCGACATCATGGATACAAAACTCCGCATCACATCATCTGTTGGCATTAGCAGTTTGAGCCAAGGTGATAGTTTATCTTCATTAATCGAACGTGCAGACCGTGCGCTATATGAATGTAAAGACGCAGGACGTGACTGTGCTCGTTTTCACCCATTAGGGTACGTGTATAGCCAAAACGAACGAAGAAAGGCCGTTGCTTAA
- the glpA gene encoding anaerobic glycerol-3-phosphate dehydrogenase subunit A, producing the protein MNNWYETDVVIIGGGATGTGIMRDCALRGIPCILIERDDLASGTTGRNHGLLHSGARYAVTDEESARECIQENRILKKIARHCVEDTQGLFISLPEDDLDFQANFINACTRADIDVEQLSPKDALRLEPNCNPSMIGAVKVPDGTIDPFRLASSNVLDAVERGARLFNHTLVTGLIRDGDTVKGVKCLNTATGQSFDIYAKQVVNAAGIWGQQICEYGDLNIKMFPAKGSLLILDYRINNLVINRCRKPSDADILVPGDTISLIGTTSERIDYDKIDDLHVTSKEIDVLLEEGTKLAPIMANTRVLRAYAGVRPLVAVDGDTSGRNISRGIVLLDHAERDGMEGFITITGGKLMTYRMMAEWTTDLVAKKLGNTTACSTHEVPLPGSEQASKTVKKTASLAKPVYQSAYYRHGERADKFLKNDKKSQAVICECEMVTSGEVEYAIKELNVHNLVDLRRRTRVGMGPCQGELCSYRAAGLFSEYGKTTGNQSSQLLNEFLEERWKGIKPVFWGDALREGEFTYWIYEGLFGGSDIPTNGSASHDIPNSDIPNGDIPATAINNETANTNKDVGTPHQQNNKIEAQSEVAQ; encoded by the coding sequence ATGAATAATTGGTATGAAACAGACGTTGTTATCATCGGCGGTGGCGCGACAGGCACAGGCATCATGCGTGATTGTGCGCTCCGTGGCATTCCATGTATTTTAATAGAGCGCGATGATCTCGCTTCCGGCACGACAGGCCGCAACCATGGCCTATTACACTCAGGTGCTCGCTACGCCGTGACGGATGAAGAATCTGCCCGTGAGTGTATTCAAGAAAACCGCATCCTAAAAAAGATTGCCCGTCACTGCGTGGAAGATACTCAAGGCCTTTTCATTTCGTTGCCAGAAGATGATCTAGACTTCCAAGCTAACTTCATCAACGCCTGTACACGTGCCGATATTGATGTAGAGCAGCTGTCACCTAAAGACGCACTGCGCCTTGAACCTAACTGTAACCCGAGCATGATCGGCGCTGTTAAAGTCCCCGATGGCACAATCGACCCTTTCCGCTTAGCGTCTTCCAACGTATTAGATGCGGTTGAACGTGGTGCTCGCTTATTCAATCACACCCTAGTAACTGGCCTTATTCGCGATGGCGATACAGTCAAAGGCGTGAAATGCTTAAACACAGCTACAGGCCAAAGCTTTGACATTTATGCTAAACAAGTGGTCAATGCCGCAGGGATCTGGGGCCAACAAATTTGTGAATATGGTGATTTGAACATCAAGATGTTCCCAGCCAAAGGTTCACTGCTTATTCTCGATTACCGCATTAACAATTTAGTAATCAACCGCTGTCGTAAGCCATCAGACGCAGACATTCTTGTACCCGGTGACACCATTTCACTTATCGGTACCACCTCTGAGCGTATTGACTACGATAAAATTGACGATCTTCATGTAACCAGCAAAGAGATTGATGTCCTGCTAGAAGAAGGCACCAAACTTGCCCCTATCATGGCTAACACTCGCGTACTTCGTGCTTATGCTGGTGTGCGCCCTCTGGTTGCCGTCGATGGCGATACCAGTGGCCGTAACATTAGCCGTGGCATCGTATTACTGGATCACGCTGAGCGTGATGGTATGGAAGGCTTTATCACCATTACCGGCGGTAAACTCATGACCTACCGCATGATGGCTGAATGGACCACAGATTTAGTGGCTAAGAAACTCGGTAATACCACAGCCTGTAGCACTCATGAAGTACCACTACCAGGTTCTGAGCAAGCATCTAAAACCGTTAAGAAGACTGCAAGCCTCGCCAAACCCGTTTATCAGTCGGCTTATTACCGTCACGGTGAACGCGCTGATAAATTCCTTAAAAATGACAAGAAAAGCCAAGCCGTTATTTGTGAATGTGAGATGGTCACCAGCGGTGAAGTTGAGTATGCCATCAAAGAATTAAACGTTCATAACTTAGTGGATTTACGTCGCCGTACACGTGTAGGCATGGGGCCATGCCAAGGCGAGTTATGTTCCTACCGCGCAGCTGGGCTATTTTCGGAATATGGCAAAACCACAGGCAACCAATCGAGTCAGCTTTTAAACGAATTTCTCGAAGAGCGCTGGAAAGGTATTAAACCTGTCTTCTGGGGTGATGCGCTACGTGAAGGTGAATTCACCTATTGGATTTATGAAGGCCTATTTGGCGGCAGCGATATCCCTACCAATGGCAGCGCAAGCCATGATATCCCGAACAGTGATATCCCGAACGGTGATATCCCAGCGACTGCAATAAATAACGAAACAGCTAATACCAACAAAGACGTGGGTACGCCCCACCAACAGAACAATAAGATCGAAGCACAAAGTGAGGTTGCACAATGA
- the glpB gene encoding glycerol-3-phosphate dehydrogenase subunit GlpB, whose translation MKFDSLIIGGGVAGLSCAIRCAEAGLKTAVIAAGQSALHFSSGSIDLLGRLPNGELVTHPFEAFAALEQQQPEHPYCKIGQSNVKTALDWYQAMMAECGVQLTAQDDDTNHLRLTPMGTFRATWLSQQTVHPFPMFEPQQGLTRIALVTLDGFRDFQPELTADNLSKIPQFADVAITTAAVELPDFEIMQRNPCEFRSIDISRVLRDESKLHAFAKSLIQQVGQADLVVLPSVFGNGDGAATIKLLEGLTGFTICELPTMPPSLLGIRLEEAMKSRYKALGGLILAGDEVKRGEFKDGKLARIYTRNHRDMPLVADHFLIATGSFFSHGMQAQRQAVIEPIFNLDLSTIPHRDNWYQHDFFSPQAHPFMKMGVKANASLQPSRQGQAIENLYCAGALLSHYDPVTEGCGSGVAISTGHFVAEQMIAHHTREIENVPEQQERTIA comes from the coding sequence ATGAAATTTGATAGCTTAATTATCGGCGGTGGTGTTGCTGGCCTAAGCTGTGCCATTCGTTGTGCAGAAGCGGGCTTAAAAACAGCCGTTATTGCTGCTGGACAAAGTGCCCTACACTTTTCATCGGGTTCTATCGATCTACTCGGTCGCTTACCAAATGGTGAGTTAGTTACGCACCCATTCGAAGCGTTTGCTGCCTTAGAGCAACAGCAACCTGAGCACCCTTACTGTAAAATAGGCCAATCAAACGTAAAAACGGCGCTTGATTGGTATCAAGCTATGATGGCTGAATGCGGTGTGCAACTGACCGCGCAAGATGATGACACCAACCATTTGCGCCTAACCCCTATGGGTACCTTTCGCGCAACTTGGCTATCTCAGCAAACTGTGCATCCGTTTCCTATGTTTGAACCACAGCAAGGCTTAACCCGTATTGCGCTGGTTACACTAGATGGTTTCCGTGATTTCCAGCCAGAACTCACCGCAGATAACCTATCAAAAATCCCGCAATTTGCCGACGTTGCAATTACCACAGCAGCCGTAGAATTGCCTGATTTTGAAATCATGCAGCGTAACCCTTGCGAATTCCGTTCAATTGATATTTCACGTGTATTACGTGATGAATCTAAACTGCACGCGTTTGCTAAATCATTAATTCAACAAGTTGGCCAAGCAGATTTGGTTGTCCTCCCTTCCGTATTTGGAAATGGTGACGGCGCAGCAACCATCAAGCTACTCGAAGGCTTAACTGGCTTCACAATCTGTGAGCTACCTACCATGCCACCATCACTGCTCGGCATACGTTTAGAAGAAGCAATGAAATCTCGCTACAAAGCCCTTGGTGGATTGATCCTAGCGGGTGATGAAGTGAAACGAGGTGAGTTTAAAGATGGCAAATTAGCCAGAATCTATACCCGAAATCACCGCGACATGCCGCTGGTTGCTGACCACTTTCTGATTGCTACAGGCAGCTTTTTCAGCCATGGCATGCAAGCACAACGTCAAGCGGTGATTGAACCTATTTTTAATCTGGATTTATCCACAATCCCACATCGCGATAACTGGTATCAACACGATTTCTTTAGCCCACAAGCCCACCCTTTCATGAAAATGGGTGTTAAAGCGAATGCCTCCCTACAGCCATCTCGCCAAGGGCAAGCTATCGAAAACCTTTACTGTGCAGGCGCATTACTGTCTCACTACGATCCTGTCACAGAAGGTTGCGGCAGCGGTGTTGCAATCAGTACTGGCCACTTTGTTGCCGAGCAAATGATAGCTCACCACACACGTGAAATTGAAAACGTACCAGAACAACAAGAAAGGACTATCGCATGA
- the glpC gene encoding anaerobic glycerol-3-phosphate dehydrogenase subunit GlpC yields MSLPKKDTSFDQCIKCTVCTVYCPVAKANPEYPGPKQCGPDGERLRMKSPEFYDETLKLCTNCKRCETACPSGVKIGDLIAVARDEHAKMPLNIKTIRDYVLSHTDLMGSVATPFAPIVNAVTGLKPVKKAMHHTIGVHDHKSLPKYSHGTFRRWYKQNCTSQALYPKQVHYFHGCFVNYNHPQLGKDFVKVMNAMSIGVQLLDKEKCCGVPLIANGFFDKAKKNAKLNVKKFAEAIEKYDAPIVSTSSTCSFTLREEYPHVLKVDNSKVADNIEYVTRFLLKAFMNGDMPKMKPINKKIVYHTPCHLERTGGSLYTIELLKMIPGLEVVVLDSQCCGLAGTYGFKTENYDTSMAIGEKLFKQIRQSNADFAITDCETCKWQIEENTDLETIHPVSLLAMAID; encoded by the coding sequence ATGAGCCTTCCAAAAAAAGACACTAGCTTCGATCAATGTATTAAATGCACCGTTTGTACTGTCTACTGCCCAGTAGCAAAAGCGAACCCAGAATACCCAGGCCCTAAACAATGTGGTCCCGATGGCGAACGCTTACGCATGAAAAGTCCTGAGTTTTACGATGAAACACTCAAGCTTTGTACTAACTGTAAACGCTGCGAAACCGCCTGCCCATCTGGCGTAAAAATTGGTGATTTAATTGCAGTAGCGCGTGATGAGCACGCAAAAATGCCGCTGAACATCAAAACAATCCGTGATTACGTGCTTAGTCATACAGATTTAATGGGCTCGGTGGCAACCCCCTTTGCCCCTATCGTAAATGCAGTGACTGGCTTGAAGCCTGTGAAAAAAGCCATGCACCATACCATTGGCGTACATGACCATAAATCACTGCCGAAATACTCACACGGTACATTCCGCCGTTGGTACAAACAAAACTGTACCAGCCAAGCGTTATACCCAAAACAAGTACACTATTTCCACGGCTGCTTTGTAAACTATAACCACCCGCAACTGGGTAAAGACTTTGTCAAAGTCATGAATGCCATGAGCATTGGTGTCCAATTACTTGATAAAGAGAAATGTTGTGGTGTACCACTGATCGCCAATGGCTTTTTTGATAAAGCAAAGAAAAACGCCAAGCTCAATGTGAAGAAATTTGCTGAAGCGATTGAAAAGTACGATGCGCCTATCGTATCAACCTCTTCAACCTGTTCATTTACGCTACGCGAGGAATACCCTCACGTACTTAAAGTGGATAACAGCAAAGTGGCTGATAACATTGAGTACGTCACGCGCTTTTTACTCAAAGCCTTCATGAATGGTGATATGCCAAAAATGAAGCCAATCAATAAGAAAATTGTCTACCATACCCCGTGTCACCTAGAACGAACGGGTGGCAGCTTATACACAATTGAGCTTCTTAAAATGATCCCAGGCCTTGAAGTTGTCGTGCTCGATAGCCAATGTTGTGGCCTTGCGGGAACCTACGGCTTTAAAACTGAAAACTACGACACATCGATGGCAATTGGTGAAAAACTGTTTAAGCAAATTCGCCAATCCAATGCCGATTTTGCGATTACCGATTGTGAAACCTGTAAATGGCAAATTGAGGAAAACACCGACTTAGAAACAATTCACCCTGTTTCTTTGCTTGCGATGGCGATCGATTAA
- a CDS encoding agmatine deiminase family protein, translating into MNRKSLLSGLITTSLLFASLSANSAIADTHLEAKKNELIVLSAPITGDTYYEEQADNIFDFHVNYAKKIISNGDEVKVLVDDGAYAKYVKALGKEHVEVYPMLDIWMRDFGTSNVENAAMFRYTAAGQGGGKSGQRKADEVQEEYAELIDGAGLAFIETDLLNDGGNLVDDYAGNAVISRKFLRDNKLTEDQARQALQKLLGLKHVAFIESDEQGGLEHSDGVVAFVAENTLIVNSYSEDPEYAEQLKADLRRGLPNVKIHEIVTPYDASHIYDEKFGSACGLYTNALVTPDTIYLPQFGIPEDSIALATVQGITNRKVVPVSSAGICAMGGGVRCMSTQLRGVNKQAFLDYFSRD; encoded by the coding sequence ATGAACCGTAAATCGTTACTAAGTGGACTAATCACAACCTCACTGCTGTTCGCTAGTCTAAGCGCAAATTCAGCCATTGCAGATACTCATCTGGAGGCGAAGAAGAATGAATTGATCGTACTGTCAGCACCTATAACTGGTGATACTTATTACGAAGAACAAGCTGATAATATCTTTGATTTTCATGTGAATTATGCCAAGAAGATTATAAGTAATGGCGATGAGGTCAAGGTTTTGGTTGATGATGGCGCTTACGCCAAGTATGTGAAAGCGTTAGGCAAAGAACATGTTGAAGTGTACCCCATGCTAGATATTTGGATGCGTGATTTTGGTACATCAAATGTCGAAAATGCGGCCATGTTTCGCTATACCGCTGCAGGTCAAGGAGGGGGCAAAAGTGGGCAACGCAAAGCGGATGAAGTACAAGAGGAGTATGCTGAGTTAATTGATGGAGCAGGGTTAGCATTTATTGAAACTGACTTGCTCAATGATGGCGGTAATTTGGTTGATGATTACGCGGGGAATGCAGTGATCAGCCGTAAATTTTTACGAGATAATAAACTGACGGAAGACCAAGCCAGACAAGCACTACAAAAGCTGTTAGGGCTTAAGCATGTCGCGTTTATTGAGTCGGATGAGCAAGGTGGCTTGGAGCACTCCGATGGTGTGGTCGCCTTTGTTGCAGAGAATACCTTGATTGTTAACTCCTACAGTGAAGATCCTGAGTATGCGGAGCAATTAAAAGCCGATTTAAGACGTGGCTTACCGAATGTGAAAATACATGAGATAGTCACTCCGTACGATGCGAGTCATATTTATGATGAGAAATTTGGTAGTGCTTGCGGCTTATATACCAATGCATTGGTTACCCCTGACACTATTTATTTACCACAGTTTGGTATCCCTGAAGACAGCATTGCACTAGCCACTGTTCAGGGCATAACGAACCGTAAGGTGGTGCCTGTTTCATCGGCGGGTATTTGTGCGATGGGTGGAGGGGTGCGCTGTATGTCGACTCAGCTTCGCGGAGTCAATAAGCAAGCATTTTTAGATTATTTCTCCCGAGATTAA